A stretch of Bifidobacterium sp. ESL0704 DNA encodes these proteins:
- a CDS encoding FAD-dependent oxidoreductase: protein MTTVAVIGCTHAGTFAATSILRNHPDWTVDVFEKNDNISFLSCGIALWAGNHVSSTEKMFYSSPEELEKAGAHMHMRHEVNDINVKGKKLDATDLDTGKSKQYRFDKLVITTGSSPATPFIQGLREALESGRAMLCKDYNDGKRIVERTKSIKSVVVVGAGYIGCELAEQLSTRGIKVTLVDALPHVLDNNYDENVTGQAEEAYRDHGVTLAMNQKVVAFRPETNRDGVESSGVTVVTELGEYTADLAVMGAGFVPNTTLVSSQLRTLGYGAIIVDRYMRAATPENDILDDVFAAGDCATVHFNPTNSDEYRPLATNAIREALLIGENIEEPTKQYAGTQATSAIQLYDLSMSSSGMTLDLANRRHIDAQAATIRENYRPEFMLSTTPVTATIVYERITGRILGAQFAAKHDISMAANLISVAIQAGFTVDQLAGTDMLFQPNFDKPVNFVSSLAMAAAAKRSKELEGGK, encoded by the coding sequence ATGACTACAGTCGCCGTCATTGGTTGCACACACGCCGGAACGTTTGCTGCCACTTCCATTCTTCGCAATCATCCAGATTGGACGGTGGACGTATTCGAGAAGAACGACAACATCTCCTTCCTTTCCTGCGGTATCGCCCTCTGGGCCGGAAACCATGTCAGCAGCACGGAGAAGATGTTTTACAGCTCACCGGAAGAGCTTGAAAAGGCCGGCGCGCACATGCACATGCGCCATGAAGTCAACGACATCAACGTCAAAGGCAAGAAACTCGACGCCACCGATCTCGACACCGGCAAATCCAAACAATACCGCTTCGATAAACTCGTCATCACCACCGGCTCCTCTCCTGCCACACCGTTTATCCAAGGCCTGCGCGAGGCGCTGGAGAGCGGACGGGCGATGCTGTGCAAGGATTACAACGACGGTAAGCGCATCGTCGAACGCACGAAGAGCATCAAATCGGTCGTAGTGGTCGGCGCAGGATATATCGGTTGCGAGCTCGCCGAACAGCTGAGCACCCGCGGCATCAAGGTCACGCTCGTCGATGCTCTGCCGCATGTGCTCGACAACAATTACGACGAAAACGTCACCGGCCAGGCCGAGGAAGCCTATCGGGACCATGGTGTCACACTGGCCATGAATCAGAAAGTCGTCGCATTCCGCCCCGAAACCAACCGTGACGGCGTTGAGAGTTCCGGCGTCACCGTCGTCACCGAGCTTGGGGAATACACCGCCGACCTGGCCGTCATGGGTGCCGGCTTCGTGCCGAACACCACCCTTGTCTCCTCGCAATTGCGCACGTTGGGCTATGGTGCCATCATCGTCGACAGATACATGCGTGCCGCCACGCCTGAAAACGACATTCTCGATGACGTATTTGCGGCCGGCGACTGCGCGACCGTGCATTTCAACCCGACCAACAGCGACGAATACCGCCCCTTGGCCACCAACGCCATTCGTGAAGCGTTGCTGATCGGCGAAAACATCGAAGAGCCCACCAAGCAATACGCCGGCACACAGGCCACCAGCGCCATCCAGCTCTATGACCTGTCGATGTCTTCCAGCGGAATGACCCTCGATCTGGCCAATCGTCGTCACATCGATGCGCAGGCCGCCACCATACGGGAAAATTATCGTCCGGAATTCATGCTTTCCACCACTCCCGTGACGGCGACCATCGTCTACGAACGCATCACCGGCCGTATTCTCGGCGCCCAGTTTGCGGCAAAGCACGACATTTCCATGGCCGCGAACCTCATCTCCGTAGCCATTCAGGCAGGATTCACCGTTGACCAGCTCGCCGGTACCGACATGCTCTTCCAGCCCAACTTCGACAAACCGGTCAACTTCGTCAGCTCCTTGGCCATGGCCGCTGCAGCCAAGCGCAGCAAGGAGCTGGAAGGCGGAAAATAA
- a CDS encoding PLP-dependent transferase — MAGRVAAKAWDGNVVSTIYRSREGHWGSAMVGDIEEGLAGCQKQEDSKQNNGQASVFRREKPCNAWQQRSLGFETRAVHAGYDPYEHNGAVSVPIYQSAAFAMHDAARGDGLSSGEIEGFSYSRSANPTVDALERRLADLEGGVSAVALASGMAAVSFALLCAAEGGGRLIAPKDLYGASIDAMESFFPKFGIHTDFVDDINDIAQVEAKITPDTRAVFAESVANPSTRITDIKPLADMLHRHGIALIVDNTVPTPYLFRPIEFGADIVIHSTTKGISGHGDALGGVVVDSGNFDWANGRFPQFTQRELVVSDERKGVWKSFSEAYGAAAFAGRVRIKYLHNLGAVMSPANAYLQLIGLETLPQRLRQETDTALEIARHLEASPHVMQVNYSSLDSSPDKALAARYFPQGIGPVLSLRMEGDESHINRIVDAVKVFSYVPNIGDTHSLIVNPARITHREVPGDYRSAAGVDDHLLRLSIGLEKPEDLIADLDRVIAQAY, encoded by the coding sequence ATGGCAGGACGCGTGGCGGCGAAGGCGTGGGACGGTAACGTGGTATCAACCATTTATCGAAGCCGAGAAGGACATTGGGGGAGCGCTATGGTCGGTGACATCGAAGAGGGCTTGGCGGGCTGTCAAAAGCAGGAGGATTCGAAGCAGAACAATGGTCAAGCTTCTGTTTTTCGGCGAGAAAAACCCTGCAACGCATGGCAGCAGCGGTCTTTGGGTTTTGAGACCCGTGCCGTCCATGCCGGTTATGACCCGTATGAACACAACGGCGCGGTAAGTGTGCCGATCTATCAGAGCGCCGCTTTCGCCATGCACGACGCGGCCCGCGGCGACGGTCTCTCCTCTGGGGAAATCGAAGGGTTTTCGTATTCGCGCAGCGCCAATCCCACAGTCGATGCGTTGGAACGCAGGTTGGCCGATCTCGAAGGTGGCGTTTCGGCGGTGGCTCTCGCCTCCGGCATGGCGGCGGTGTCGTTCGCGTTGCTTTGCGCAGCGGAAGGTGGGGGCAGACTCATCGCCCCGAAAGATCTCTATGGTGCCTCCATCGACGCCATGGAAAGTTTCTTCCCCAAGTTCGGCATCCACACCGATTTCGTCGACGATATCAACGACATCGCTCAGGTCGAGGCGAAGATTACGCCCGACACACGTGCCGTGTTCGCCGAATCCGTGGCCAATCCCTCCACCCGCATCACCGATATCAAGCCGCTTGCCGATATGCTTCACCGCCACGGCATCGCCCTTATCGTCGACAACACCGTGCCAACTCCGTACTTGTTCCGCCCCATCGAGTTCGGGGCCGATATCGTCATCCATTCCACCACCAAAGGCATCAGCGGACATGGCGACGCCTTGGGCGGGGTGGTTGTCGACTCCGGGAATTTCGACTGGGCCAACGGGCGTTTCCCACAATTCACCCAGCGGGAGCTGGTCGTCAGCGACGAGCGGAAAGGTGTCTGGAAAAGTTTCAGCGAAGCCTACGGTGCTGCCGCATTCGCCGGACGCGTGCGCATCAAGTATCTGCACAATCTCGGTGCTGTGATGTCGCCAGCCAACGCCTACCTGCAGCTGATCGGCCTTGAGACGCTGCCGCAACGTTTGCGTCAGGAGACCGATACCGCCCTCGAAATCGCGCGGCATTTGGAAGCATCGCCACATGTCATGCAGGTCAATTATTCTTCCCTTGATTCCAGTCCCGATAAAGCTCTCGCTGCCCGTTACTTCCCGCAGGGGATCGGGCCAGTGCTCTCTTTGCGGATGGAAGGCGACGAATCGCATATCAACCGTATCGTTGATGCCGTCAAGGTGTTTTCCTACGTCCCCAATATCGGCGACACGCATTCGTTGATCGTCAATCCCGCACGCATCACGCATCGCGAAGTGCCTGGTGACTACCGAAGTGCCGCAGGAGTGGACGACCACTTGCTGAGGCTCTCTATCGGACTGGAGAAGCCCGAAGATCTTATCGCCGACCTAGACCGGGTAATTGCGCAAGCTTACTGA
- a CDS encoding ABC transporter ATP-binding protein/permease, translating to MLQIKDISKQYKTGDFVQKALDHVSLTLRDNEFVAILGPSGSGKTTLLNIIGGLDRYDDGDLVINGTSTSKYKDRDWDSYRNHTVGFVFQSYNLIPHQTILSNVELALTISGVSRKSRRQRAVEALKKVGLGEHINKKPNQLSGGQMQRVAIARALVNDPSIVLADEPTGALDSETSVQIMDLLKEVAQDRLVVMVTHNPELAHQYANRIVELKDGVIRGDSRPVEAEETGDEKPAVHRTMGKASMSFATAVALSFNNLKSKKARTILTSFAGSIGIIGIALILSVSTGVNRYIADIQKETLTSYPIEINEQTFDMNKIMDTAQASADARKNDSGKHRTGIYPDDSSIKGASSMTSGITTNNLSPFKKFLDKPGNDVCKYVGDVGIQYSYAPKFSVFTHDSKDTLVDVDGVKVGGPQGMQSAASTIAGLNSSSGDISSLQSKQMAMLTGKTDANKAPDAFAEIMPGEHADKQPISSVIRDNYRMVKGHWPKASDQVVLVLDKNNQMPLTQVYELGLLPAADYNDMMNRLNSGEKVKTDTKRIDYSKAMNQSLTLLPAADQYVKGSDGRYKYVGNDADQIGKLMDSGSAVKLKVVGVIRADANAKTTPLAPGIGYTRMLTNQLIDHAKSSEIVAAQQADRTHNILNGMTFAPSDDATKAANAKAYVASLPVSDQANMAKTLMTQAPGGMGAASANQSADVTKQRAAAAAAAGNAAVASNPQEAIAGMGEQQVAQAFSNYLATAPENVLVSIYNQYVSTGTYSGNLADFGVIGRDAPSSIKIYADSFDAKNDIEDAIKRYNDGAKKKDRIVYTDYAGLMMNSVTTIINVITYVLIAFVAVSLVVSSIMIGIITYISVLERTKEIGILRAMGASKHNVSTVFNAETGIIGLCAGVIGIVVTLILIVPGNAVMHHFMGTDQVNAALPLTGAIVLIVLSVVLTLIGGLIPSRKAAKQDPATALRTE from the coding sequence GTGCTACAGATCAAAGACATCAGCAAGCAGTACAAGACCGGCGATTTCGTCCAGAAGGCGCTCGACCATGTGAGCCTTACGTTGCGCGACAACGAATTCGTCGCGATTCTCGGGCCGTCCGGCTCGGGTAAGACAACACTGCTCAACATCATCGGCGGACTTGACCGTTACGATGACGGCGATCTGGTGATCAATGGCACGTCGACCAGCAAATACAAGGACCGTGACTGGGACTCCTATCGCAACCACACGGTCGGTTTCGTCTTCCAAAGCTACAATCTGATTCCCCATCAGACCATCCTTTCCAACGTCGAGCTGGCGCTTACGATTTCCGGCGTCTCGCGCAAGAGTCGCCGCCAACGTGCTGTGGAGGCTCTGAAGAAAGTCGGCCTGGGCGAGCACATCAACAAGAAACCGAACCAGCTTTCCGGCGGTCAGATGCAACGCGTGGCGATCGCCCGGGCGCTGGTCAACGATCCGAGCATCGTCCTCGCCGATGAGCCAACCGGTGCGCTCGATTCCGAGACGAGTGTGCAGATCATGGATTTGTTGAAGGAAGTGGCACAGGACCGTCTGGTGGTCATGGTCACCCACAACCCCGAGCTTGCCCATCAATACGCCAACCGTATCGTCGAACTCAAGGACGGCGTGATTCGCGGCGATTCACGCCCCGTCGAAGCCGAGGAAACGGGCGACGAAAAGCCTGCCGTCCATCGCACGATGGGCAAGGCCTCGATGTCGTTTGCCACTGCGGTCGCCCTGAGTTTCAACAACCTCAAGAGCAAAAAGGCCCGCACGATTCTGACCTCGTTCGCCGGGTCGATCGGCATCATCGGCATCGCGCTGATTCTCTCCGTCTCCACCGGTGTGAACCGCTATATTGCCGACATCCAGAAGGAGACGCTGACCTCGTACCCCATCGAGATCAACGAGCAGACCTTCGACATGAACAAGATCATGGACACGGCCCAGGCCAGTGCGGATGCCAGGAAGAACGACTCAGGCAAACACCGTACGGGCATTTACCCCGACGATTCCAGCATCAAAGGCGCCTCGTCGATGACCTCCGGCATCACCACCAACAATCTGAGCCCCTTCAAGAAGTTCCTCGACAAACCGGGCAACGACGTATGCAAGTATGTCGGCGACGTCGGCATCCAGTATTCCTACGCCCCCAAATTCTCGGTGTTCACTCACGATTCCAAGGACACGCTCGTTGACGTTGACGGTGTGAAAGTCGGCGGCCCGCAAGGCATGCAGAGTGCGGCTAGCACCATCGCCGGGCTCAACTCGTCCTCCGGTGATATCTCGAGCCTGCAATCCAAACAAATGGCGATGCTGACCGGCAAGACCGATGCCAACAAGGCACCCGATGCGTTTGCCGAGATCATGCCCGGTGAGCACGCCGACAAGCAGCCCATCAGTTCGGTGATCCGCGACAACTACCGGATGGTCAAAGGTCACTGGCCCAAGGCGAGCGATCAGGTCGTCCTCGTACTCGACAAGAACAACCAGATGCCGCTGACCCAGGTCTACGAGCTCGGCCTGCTTCCCGCCGCCGATTACAACGACATGATGAACCGGCTCAACAGCGGTGAAAAGGTCAAGACCGACACCAAACGCATCGATTATTCCAAAGCGATGAACCAGTCGCTGACATTGTTGCCCGCAGCCGACCAGTACGTCAAGGGTTCCGACGGACGCTACAAGTATGTGGGCAACGACGCCGACCAGATCGGCAAACTCATGGATTCCGGGTCCGCGGTGAAGCTCAAGGTCGTGGGCGTCATCCGGGCCGATGCGAACGCCAAGACCACGCCGCTGGCACCGGGAATCGGATACACGCGCATGCTCACCAACCAGCTGATTGACCACGCGAAATCCAGCGAGATCGTCGCCGCGCAGCAAGCCGATCGCACCCACAACATCCTGAACGGCATGACCTTCGCACCCTCCGACGACGCGACGAAGGCCGCCAACGCCAAGGCCTACGTCGCCTCGCTTCCCGTCTCGGACCAGGCGAACATGGCCAAGACGCTGATGACCCAGGCTCCCGGCGGCATGGGCGCGGCAAGTGCCAACCAGTCCGCCGACGTCACCAAACAGCGTGCTGCCGCCGCGGCCGCCGCAGGCAATGCCGCCGTTGCCAGCAACCCGCAAGAAGCGATTGCCGGCATGGGCGAGCAGCAGGTGGCACAGGCCTTCAGCAACTATCTCGCCACAGCCCCCGAGAACGTACTGGTCTCGATCTACAACCAATACGTGTCCACCGGCACCTACTCCGGCAATCTCGCCGATTTCGGCGTCATCGGCCGCGACGCTCCGAGTTCCATCAAGATCTATGCCGACAGTTTCGATGCCAAGAACGATATCGAGGACGCCATCAAACGCTATAACGACGGTGCGAAGAAGAAGGACCGCATCGTCTACACCGACTATGCGGGCCTGATGATGAACTCGGTGACCACCATCATCAACGTCATCACCTACGTGCTGATCGCCTTCGTCGCGGTCTCGCTGGTGGTCTCTTCGATCATGATCGGCATCATCACCTACATCTCCGTGCTCGAGCGGACCAAGGAGATCGGCATCCTGCGTGCGATGGGCGCTTCCAAGCACAACGTTTCCACGGTGTTCAATGCCGAGACGGGCATCATCGGCCTGTGTGCCGGGGTAATCGGCATTGTGGTCACGCTGATCTTGATCGTGCCTGGCAACGCGGTGATGCATCACTTCATGGGCACCGACCAGGTCAACGCCGCCTTGCCGCTGACCGGTGCGATCGTGTTGATCGTCCTGTCGGTGGTCCTGACGCTGATCGGCGGTCTTATCCCGTCGCGCAAGGCCGCCAAGCAGGACCCGGCAACGGCTTTACGCACCGAGTAG